One window of Choristoneura fumiferana chromosome 13, NRCan_CFum_1, whole genome shotgun sequence genomic DNA carries:
- the LOC141434321 gene encoding pyruvate dehydrogenase E1 component subunit beta, mitochondrial-like: MESPTFFELDAPAWRVTGADVPMPYTRSLELLAIPRPDTVVGAVSAVLSNKIAQAQSQ; the protein is encoded by the exons ATGGAATCCCCCACTTTCTTCGAGTTGGACGCGCCCGCCTGGCGAGTGACCGGCGCCGACGTGCCCATGCCTTACACCCGCAGTCTAGAGCTGCTCGCGATACCTCGCCCCGACACCGTCGTTGGTGCCGTCTCCGCCGTACTATCCAACAA AATCGCTCAAGCACAGAGCCAGTAA